A genomic stretch from Halopiger aswanensis includes:
- a CDS encoding DUF6789 family protein — MAQETERRTVDRTATALEPWQSGAVGGIVGAIVFGALMAAQTPGVLEMAIPSMYGLEGGLAGMIIHVSHGAVLGVVFAALLVAAGRPSLGAGAASAAGLVYGLAVWALLAVVVMPIWLSAVGFPMAPSVPNVAVESLVGHAAYGLVLGVTYAALTRR, encoded by the coding sequence ATGGCACAAGAAACCGAACGCAGAACCGTCGACCGCACCGCAACCGCACTCGAGCCCTGGCAGTCCGGCGCCGTCGGCGGCATCGTCGGCGCGATCGTCTTCGGCGCGCTGATGGCCGCCCAGACGCCCGGCGTCCTCGAGATGGCGATCCCCTCGATGTACGGTCTCGAGGGCGGCCTCGCGGGAATGATCATCCACGTCTCCCACGGCGCCGTCCTCGGCGTCGTCTTCGCGGCGCTGCTCGTCGCGGCGGGTCGTCCGAGCCTCGGCGCCGGCGCGGCTAGCGCTGCCGGACTCGTCTACGGACTCGCCGTCTGGGCGCTCCTGGCGGTCGTCGTGATGCCGATCTGGCTCTCCGCCGTCGGCTTCCCGATGGCGCCGTCCGTGCCGAACGTCGCCGTGGAGAGTCTCGTCGGTCACGCCGCGTACGGGCTCGTCTTGGGCGTGACGTACGCGGCACTCACCCGACGGTAG
- the argF gene encoding ornithine carbamoyltransferase → MTGGDPRHFLEIDDVSEDELLAILERAEEYKRAQHEGEEHEDLDGQTLGMIFQKPSTRTRVSFETGMTQLGGHAVFLGEDDIQLGRGEPLKDTSRTLSRYVDAVMARVFKHENIEVFAEYADVPVVNGLTDDAHPCQTLADLLTIREQEGGFEDVSAAWIGDGNNVAQSFVLGCALTDIDLTVATPEGYGIDDDVIERARELGGDPTITHDPDEAAAGADVIYTDVWISMGQEDERDVRMQAFEGFQVCAELLEQAPDASVMHCLPAHRGEEITDDVIESDRSVVFDQAENRLHAQKALLSWLLE, encoded by the coding sequence ATGACGGGCGGCGACCCGCGTCACTTCCTCGAAATCGACGACGTCTCCGAGGACGAACTGCTGGCGATCCTCGAGCGCGCAGAGGAGTACAAGCGCGCCCAACACGAGGGCGAAGAGCACGAGGATCTCGACGGGCAGACGCTGGGCATGATCTTCCAGAAGCCCAGCACCCGCACCCGCGTCTCCTTCGAGACGGGGATGACCCAGCTGGGCGGCCACGCCGTCTTCCTCGGCGAGGACGACATCCAGCTGGGCCGCGGAGAGCCGCTGAAGGACACCTCCCGAACCCTCTCGCGGTACGTCGACGCGGTGATGGCCCGCGTCTTCAAACACGAGAACATCGAGGTCTTCGCGGAGTACGCGGACGTCCCGGTCGTCAACGGCCTCACCGACGACGCCCACCCCTGCCAGACGCTGGCGGACCTGCTGACGATCCGCGAGCAGGAGGGCGGCTTCGAGGACGTCTCCGCGGCCTGGATCGGCGACGGCAACAACGTCGCTCAGTCGTTCGTGCTGGGCTGTGCGCTGACCGACATCGACCTCACCGTCGCGACCCCAGAGGGGTACGGCATCGACGACGACGTCATCGAACGCGCCCGCGAACTGGGCGGCGATCCGACGATCACGCACGACCCCGACGAGGCCGCCGCCGGCGCCGACGTCATCTACACCGACGTCTGGATCAGCATGGGCCAGGAGGACGAGCGCGACGTCCGCATGCAGGCCTTCGAGGGCTTTCAGGTCTGTGCCGAGCTACTCGAGCAGGCGCCCGACGCGTCGGTGATGCACTGTCTGCCCGCCCACCGCGGCGAGGAGATCACCGACGACGTCATCGAGAGCGACCGCTCGGTCGTCTTCGATCAGGCCGAAAACAGGCTGCACGCACAGAAGGCGCTGTTGAGTTGGCTCTTAGAGTAG